The following are from one region of the Pectobacterium actinidiae genome:
- a CDS encoding DUF1615 domain-containing protein has protein sequence MPRSSISLFRSLCVLVLLVLAGCASKTATTPESRPADIRAQLLKLLPDNVKDRQGWASDIATAFTTQGLDPSNENLCSVLAVTEQESTFNADPQVPNLSKIAWQEIDRRAEKVHVPAFLVRTALLIKSPNGKSYSERLDKVRTEKELSAIFDDFIDMVPMGQTLFGRLNPVHTGGPMQVSIAFAEANAKGYPYTVDGTVRQEVFSRRGGMYFGIKHLLGYPANYPQSIYRFADFNAGWYASRNAAFQRAVSRLTGITLALDGDLINYSSDKASATELAVRALGKRVDMSDSAIRRALEKGSSLDFEDTSLYERVFALADKSGAKAPRAILPGITLESPKITRKLTTAWFANRVDERRQRCLTRAK, from the coding sequence ATGCCCCGTTCTTCTATTTCCTTGTTTCGTTCCCTGTGTGTGCTGGTTCTATTGGTGCTGGCGGGTTGTGCCAGCAAGACCGCGACGACGCCAGAGTCGCGGCCGGCGGATATTCGTGCTCAGCTACTCAAGCTGTTGCCAGACAACGTGAAAGATCGTCAGGGCTGGGCGAGCGATATCGCCACCGCATTTACCACGCAGGGGCTCGATCCCAGCAATGAAAATCTGTGCTCGGTGCTCGCGGTGACCGAGCAGGAATCGACGTTTAATGCCGATCCGCAGGTGCCAAATCTGTCGAAAATCGCCTGGCAGGAGATCGACCGCCGTGCTGAAAAAGTTCATGTTCCGGCGTTTCTGGTGCGCACCGCGCTCCTCATCAAATCCCCTAACGGAAAAAGTTACAGCGAGCGGCTTGATAAGGTACGCACGGAAAAGGAACTGAGTGCGATCTTTGATGATTTTATCGACATGGTGCCGATGGGGCAGACGCTGTTCGGCCGGTTGAATCCGGTGCATACCGGTGGGCCGATGCAGGTGAGCATCGCGTTTGCAGAAGCTAACGCGAAGGGCTATCCGTATACCGTGGACGGCACGGTTCGTCAGGAGGTGTTTAGCCGTCGCGGTGGGATGTATTTTGGCATCAAGCATCTGCTGGGCTATCCGGCGAATTACCCGCAGTCGATATACCGATTCGCGGATTTTAACGCAGGATGGTACGCCAGCCGAAATGCGGCGTTTCAGCGCGCCGTTAGCCGTCTGACCGGGATTACGCTGGCGCTGGATGGTGATTTAATCAACTACAGTTCGGATAAAGCCAGCGCCACGGAACTGGCGGTGCGCGCATTAGGGAAACGGGTAGACATGAGCGACAGCGCCATTCGTCGTGCGCTGGAGAAGGGGAGTAGCCTCGATTTTGAAGACACCAGCCTGTACGAGCGCGTCTTTGCATTGGCGGATAAATCGGGCGCGAAGGCTCCACGCGCTATCCTGCCGGGGATCACGCTGGAAAGCCCGAAAATCACCCGTAAACTCACCACGGCGTGGTTTGCCAATCGCGTTGATGAGCGTCGCCAGCGGTGTTTGACAAGGGCTAAATAG
- a CDS encoding HEAT repeat domain-containing protein, whose translation MASYDLLLQQLEKLVASPDNDYRPAQAEPLGSASYLITLTRHYNGHIRQRAVLCLGFIDEVSALPALIERVNDWAEPVRRAAKQSVRLLLTPNNTASFVANLPAIFWLLQCQRENHQPLVNEIVSFLAEETHAPSLFAGLCSEDKAVARLSLDILAERELFPLKQIFGQAMLHCDPLVRANAARYLLSADKDVDHEAMSILLKDTFAPIKQVALKYVMDNMFPLPEPLVIALLFDKNTLVRQRASALLREKNDDPVAHYLAALDRSNTVTVRKITLWGLDEHRYDGIVALAERNLDVRYPSLYHSALRILILRTGDDAREQLLVALRHPSLAIAKVARKLFYQQKISLSLPELQYCLESASSRAHVEVYYFLAHKLNKWDWLIFLLDNVKLENATLTQAGVANWIQRFNRSGMLPNARQQARLRTLLAEHPHVISCESPYIALFLYS comes from the coding sequence ATGGCATCGTACGATTTACTGCTGCAACAGTTGGAAAAGCTGGTGGCTTCGCCAGACAACGACTATCGGCCCGCGCAGGCCGAACCACTGGGTTCGGCATCATACCTGATAACACTCACGCGTCACTATAACGGGCATATTCGGCAGCGTGCGGTGCTGTGTCTGGGTTTCATTGATGAGGTCTCGGCATTACCGGCGCTGATTGAACGGGTGAACGATTGGGCTGAACCGGTACGCCGTGCGGCTAAACAGAGCGTGCGACTGCTGTTAACGCCGAATAACACCGCGTCTTTTGTCGCCAATTTGCCTGCTATTTTCTGGTTGTTGCAGTGTCAGCGGGAAAATCATCAACCGCTGGTGAATGAGATTGTGAGCTTTCTGGCCGAGGAGACACACGCGCCGTCGCTATTCGCGGGGCTGTGTTCGGAAGACAAAGCCGTCGCCCGATTATCACTGGATATTCTGGCCGAACGTGAGTTGTTCCCGTTGAAGCAGATCTTTGGTCAGGCGATGTTGCATTGCGATCCGTTAGTCAGAGCGAACGCGGCGAGGTACCTGCTGAGTGCGGACAAGGACGTCGATCATGAAGCGATGAGCATTTTGTTGAAAGACACCTTCGCGCCCATCAAGCAGGTAGCGTTGAAGTATGTGATGGACAATATGTTCCCCCTGCCTGAGCCTCTGGTTATTGCCTTACTGTTTGATAAGAATACATTGGTGCGCCAACGCGCCTCAGCGCTGCTGCGTGAAAAAAACGACGATCCGGTGGCACATTACCTTGCAGCGCTGGATCGGTCGAATACCGTCACAGTACGCAAAATCACGCTCTGGGGGCTGGATGAGCATCGCTACGACGGCATTGTGGCGTTGGCAGAACGCAATCTGGATGTACGTTACCCCAGCCTTTATCACAGCGCTCTGCGCATTCTTATTCTGCGTACTGGTGACGACGCGCGTGAGCAACTGTTGGTCGCTCTGCGTCATCCCTCGTTGGCTATTGCTAAGGTGGCGCGGAAGCTGTTTTACCAGCAGAAAATTTCGCTGTCGCTGCCCGAACTTCAGTACTGTCTGGAAAGTGCGTCTTCCAGAGCACACGTTGAGGTGTACTACTTTCTAGCCCACAAGCTGAACAAATGGGACTGGCTGATTTTCCTGCTGGATAACGTGAAGCTCGAAAATGCCACGCTAACGCAGGCGGGTGTAGCGAACTGGATACAGCGGTTCAACCGTTCGGGCATGCTGCCGAATGCCCGGCAGCAGGCGCGTTTGAGAACGCTGCTTGCTGAACATCCGCACGTCATCTCGTGCGAAAGCCCGTATATCGCCCTGTTTTTGTATAGTTGA
- a CDS encoding HNH endonuclease, with protein MAATNHWTRDQLLIAFTLYSQLPFGRLHSRNPDIIRYAELINRTPSALAMKLVNLASLDPFIIDSGRTGLRGASNADRALWQEMDSNPELFEQQCQQAMVSLEAGAAEVTTAPSPFQATESEPHDYHGGERLSQVKTRIGQQLFRKRVLSNYGERCCVTGLEEPALLVASHIQPWKTAAEHRLNPSNGLCLSNLHDKAFDMGLISFNDSLEMLLSPRIKKLKSAISDVNFAQYEGKQIHLPDAYPPSLSQMAYHREHIFLGRG; from the coding sequence ATGGCTGCCACGAACCATTGGACGCGGGATCAACTATTGATCGCCTTCACGCTGTACAGTCAGCTACCGTTTGGCAGGCTGCATTCACGTAATCCCGATATCATTCGCTACGCCGAGTTGATTAACCGCACGCCTTCCGCACTGGCGATGAAGCTGGTTAATCTCGCCAGCCTCGATCCATTTATTATTGATTCAGGTCGCACCGGCTTGCGCGGCGCGTCCAACGCTGACCGCGCTCTGTGGCAGGAGATGGACAGTAACCCCGAGCTATTTGAGCAACAGTGCCAACAGGCGATGGTATCGCTCGAAGCAGGAGCGGCGGAAGTGACAACAGCGCCATCACCGTTTCAGGCCACCGAGAGTGAACCCCATGATTATCACGGAGGAGAACGTCTCTCACAGGTTAAAACGCGCATTGGTCAGCAGCTATTTCGCAAACGTGTACTCAGCAACTACGGCGAACGCTGCTGCGTTACTGGATTGGAAGAACCCGCGCTGCTGGTCGCCAGCCACATTCAACCGTGGAAAACGGCAGCAGAACATCGCCTCAATCCCAGCAACGGTCTCTGCCTGTCCAACCTGCACGACAAAGCCTTTGATATGGGGCTGATTAGCTTCAATGATTCGCTCGAAATGTTGCTTTCGCCGCGTATCAAAAAGCTGAAAAGCGCCATCAGCGACGTCAATTTCGCTCAGTACGAAGGCAAACAAATCCACCTGCCAGACGCCTACCCGCCCAGCCTGTCACAAATGGCATACCATCGTGAGCATATTTTTCTGGGGCGAGGGTAA
- the mgtA gene encoding magnesium-translocating P-type ATPase produces MTDMITQTGYRRARKTPTATFAIAREAQNSLDQTLANLNTHLHGLSHDDVIERQQTYGENRVAHEKAPHALVQLATAFNNPFIYVLMALAAISFFTDYWLPQRHNEETSLTGVLIILVMVSLSGLLRFWQEFRTNKAAEALKSMVRTTATVLRRPHASATAVLQEIPLQQLVPGDILTLSAGDMVPADVRLVESRDLFVSQAVLTGESLPIEKYDVFSDISAKGCQPAGCGGESDLLALSNICLMGTNISSGTATAIVVATGSHTYFGSLAKSIVGTRSQTAFDRGVNSVSWLLIRFMIVMVPVVLLINGFTKGDWMEASLFALAVAVGLTPEMLPMIVSSNLAKGAIAMARRKVVVKRLNAIQNFGAMDILCTDKTGTLTQDRIILEHHLNTQGRADESVLQLAWLNSAHQSGMKNLMDQAIMQFGRHNPAIAALGRYRKIDELPFDFIRRRLSIIVADEHNQQRLICKGAVEEMLAVATHVSENGQRYALDDARRNTLKTLAESYNQQGFRVLMIGTRELSPVGSTLPLSAEDERDLTICGLLTFLDPPKESASAAIRALHENGVTVKVLTGDNAIITSKICRDVGLEPGEVLEGNAIDALSDEQLGVLVEQRTIFARLTPLQKSRVLKALQGNDHTVGFLGDGINDAPALRDADIGISVDTGTDIAKESADIILLEKNLMVLEEGVIKGRETFGNIIKYLNMTASSNFGNVFSVLVASAFIPFLPMLAIHLLIQNLMYDISQLSLPWDKMDKEFLRKPRKWDAKNIGRFMLCIGPTSSIFDITTYALMWFVFAANSVEHQALFQSGWFIEGLLSQTLVVHMLRTQKIPFIQSTAALPVMLMTGLVMALGIYLPFSPLGPLVGLQPLPWEYFPWLAATLIGYCTVAQLVKRAYIRRFGQWF; encoded by the coding sequence ATGACCGATATGATCACGCAAACGGGATATCGTCGCGCCCGTAAAACGCCTACGGCCACCTTTGCGATTGCCCGCGAAGCACAAAACAGCCTCGACCAAACGCTGGCTAACCTGAATACCCATCTGCACGGCTTAAGCCATGATGACGTCATTGAGCGTCAGCAAACCTATGGGGAAAACCGCGTCGCCCACGAAAAAGCGCCCCATGCGCTGGTGCAGTTGGCCACCGCGTTTAATAACCCGTTTATTTATGTACTGATGGCGCTGGCCGCTATCAGCTTTTTCACCGATTACTGGCTACCGCAGCGCCATAACGAAGAGACCTCGCTCACTGGCGTGCTCATCATTCTGGTGATGGTGAGCCTGAGCGGCCTGCTGCGCTTCTGGCAAGAGTTTCGCACCAATAAAGCCGCAGAAGCGCTGAAATCCATGGTGCGGACAACGGCCACCGTGCTGCGTCGTCCTCACGCCAGCGCCACCGCTGTCCTGCAAGAAATCCCGCTTCAGCAACTGGTTCCCGGCGACATTCTGACCCTCTCCGCTGGCGATATGGTGCCAGCAGATGTCCGGTTGGTGGAATCACGCGATCTGTTCGTTAGCCAGGCGGTACTCACCGGTGAATCGCTGCCGATCGAAAAATACGACGTATTCAGTGATATCAGCGCCAAAGGCTGTCAGCCAGCAGGCTGCGGAGGCGAGAGCGATCTGCTGGCGCTATCCAACATCTGCCTGATGGGAACCAACATTTCCAGCGGCACGGCAACGGCGATTGTCGTCGCGACCGGCAGCCACACCTACTTCGGTTCGCTGGCAAAATCGATCGTCGGCACACGTTCTCAAACCGCCTTCGATCGCGGCGTAAACAGCGTCAGCTGGTTGCTGATCCGTTTCATGATCGTGATGGTGCCTGTCGTGCTGCTGATTAACGGCTTCACCAAAGGCGACTGGATGGAAGCCAGCCTGTTTGCGCTGGCGGTTGCGGTTGGCCTGACGCCAGAAATGCTGCCAATGATTGTCTCGTCCAATCTGGCAAAAGGCGCGATTGCCATGGCACGACGTAAAGTGGTGGTCAAACGGCTGAACGCGATTCAGAACTTTGGCGCGATGGACATTCTGTGCACCGATAAAACCGGCACGCTCACGCAGGATCGCATCATTCTTGAGCATCACCTGAATACACAGGGTCGAGCCGATGAAAGTGTGCTTCAGCTAGCCTGGCTCAACAGCGCGCACCAGAGCGGCATGAAAAACCTAATGGATCAGGCCATCATGCAGTTTGGTCGCCATAATCCCGCGATTGCCGCGCTAGGTCGCTATCGCAAAATCGATGAGCTGCCTTTTGATTTTATTCGCCGCCGTCTGTCCATCATTGTTGCCGATGAACACAACCAGCAGCGCCTGATTTGCAAAGGCGCGGTAGAAGAAATGCTGGCGGTTGCCACGCATGTGAGTGAAAACGGGCAACGCTATGCACTGGACGATGCACGCCGCAATACGCTGAAAACGCTAGCAGAAAGCTACAATCAGCAAGGGTTTCGCGTGCTGATGATTGGCACCCGTGAGTTAAGTCCGGTAGGCAGCACGCTGCCGCTCAGCGCCGAGGATGAACGCGACCTGACAATTTGCGGCCTGCTGACGTTCCTCGATCCGCCGAAAGAAAGCGCCTCTGCCGCCATTCGCGCCCTGCATGAAAACGGTGTGACGGTTAAAGTCCTGACGGGTGATAACGCGATTATCACCAGCAAGATCTGCCGCGATGTCGGGCTGGAACCGGGCGAGGTACTGGAAGGGAACGCGATCGATGCGCTCAGCGATGAACAGCTCGGCGTGCTGGTGGAACAGCGCACCATTTTTGCCCGACTAACGCCATTACAAAAATCTCGTGTGCTGAAAGCGCTGCAAGGCAATGATCATACGGTCGGCTTTTTAGGCGACGGTATCAACGATGCGCCCGCCCTGCGCGATGCCGATATCGGGATTTCTGTCGATACCGGCACGGATATCGCCAAAGAGTCGGCCGATATCATTCTGCTGGAAAAGAATCTGATGGTGCTGGAAGAAGGCGTTATCAAAGGGCGCGAGACATTCGGGAATATCATTAAATATCTGAACATGACCGCCAGTTCCAACTTCGGCAACGTGTTTTCAGTGCTGGTTGCCAGCGCCTTTATTCCGTTCCTGCCGATGCTGGCGATCCATTTGCTGATTCAAAACCTGATGTACGACATCTCTCAGTTGTCGCTGCCGTGGGACAAAATGGATAAGGAATTCCTGCGTAAACCGCGTAAATGGGATGCCAAAAATATTGGTCGCTTCATGCTGTGTATCGGGCCGACGTCATCGATTTTTGACATCACCACCTACGCGCTGATGTGGTTCGTGTTCGCCGCTAATAGCGTAGAGCATCAGGCTCTGTTTCAGTCAGGCTGGTTCATTGAAGGATTGCTGTCACAAACGTTGGTGGTGCACATGCTGCGTACCCAGAAGATCCCGTTCATTCAAAGTACGGCGGCGTTGCCAGTGATGCTGATGACCGGGCTAGTGATGGCACTGGGCATCTATCTACCGTTCTCACCGCTGGGACCGCTGGTCGGTTTACAGCCGCTGCCGTGGGAATATTTCCCGTGGCTGGCCGCTACGCTGATTGGCTACTGCACCGTCGCTCAACTGGTCAAGCGCGCCTATATCCGCCGCTTCGGCCAATGGTTCTGA
- a CDS encoding carbonic anhydrase yields the protein MTTLKPLLAKNRSWATLRRQRHPHYFRKHTQGQTPHSLWIGCSDSRVPAEVLTGSAPGELFVHRNIANMVVADDDNFMSVLQYALEYLHVSRIVLCGHYGCGGVQAAVNLPEMGLAQEDSALSRRITDLRQALSPHIAASQDSDADESTRQNQLVEANVLAQFAHLIACEPVQKAWRNGVELDVFGCVYDLHSGHLKELVHRHAQKQEASP from the coding sequence TTGACGACATTAAAACCCCTATTAGCCAAAAATCGCAGTTGGGCTACATTGCGCCGCCAGCGCCATCCCCACTATTTCAGAAAGCACACGCAGGGCCAGACGCCTCATTCACTCTGGATCGGCTGTTCAGACAGTCGAGTGCCTGCCGAAGTGCTGACGGGTTCTGCGCCCGGCGAGCTTTTTGTTCACCGCAACATCGCGAATATGGTGGTCGCAGACGACGATAACTTCATGAGCGTGCTGCAATATGCCCTCGAATACCTGCATGTTTCCCGCATCGTGCTTTGCGGCCACTATGGCTGTGGCGGTGTTCAGGCGGCGGTTAACTTACCCGAAATGGGGCTCGCTCAGGAGGATTCCGCCCTTTCCCGCCGCATCACGGATCTGCGTCAGGCGCTTTCGCCACACATTGCCGCCTCGCAAGATAGCGATGCCGATGAAAGCACGCGCCAGAATCAACTGGTGGAAGCCAACGTGCTGGCACAGTTCGCCCACCTGATCGCCTGTGAACCGGTGCAGAAAGCCTGGCGCAATGGCGTTGAGCTTGATGTTTTTGGCTGCGTCTACGACCTGCATAGCGGCCATCTGAAAGAACTCGTCCATCGTCACGCCCAGAAACAGGAGGCATCCCCATGA
- a CDS encoding methyl-accepting chemotaxis protein, translating into MKSLHHISIRSKFILALLPPILALLWFSFSGVMERRSTENEMIRMEKLITLARDAGEYAHQLQRERGLSAGYFGSQGKNFGSELATQRQATDRAQQVLEQTAANLSSAELGDAVSEALARVTQKTQQLGEHRRSVDSISIPVTQAIGYYSELVSNLLNIVGDMAHLVSDGGIAQRLAAYYNLLNVKEQAGLERAVLSNAFSANSFATGMFERLNQMVGRGDAFTTAYNMFANTELRRAFEQALNNPSAQNALQMRNKAITTPGGNFDIDASQWFAQQTAKIDELKKVEQLATNDLTAQVNTLAANARQSWISYLAGALVSLLMALGLASLVMRSINEQLQQTLTTIREMGGDLTRRLRVPGTDELSQLNQAYNASLENIADMVVSIKRSSQTIGQASSEIANGNQDLAQRTEEQSASLVQTASSMEEITVTVKQTADFSGQARQLTTEVDDQAQRVGTITESASGAMEKIQNASQRVNAVVSAIDAIAFQTNLLALNAAVEAARAGQHGRGFSVVAAEVRQLSQRSADEAGKIRALIADSIASVSEGTKLVNQSNRGINDIVAGTRKVRDLVNEIAVAADEQSLGIAQINEALSQLEMVTQQNATLVSQASVASQLLDEQAIEMESLVSRFKVDERAPQQPLQHALLSR; encoded by the coding sequence ATGAAATCCCTTCATCACATCTCGATCCGTAGTAAGTTCATTCTTGCCCTTCTCCCGCCCATCCTTGCGCTTCTCTGGTTCAGTTTTTCCGGCGTGATGGAACGCCGCAGTACAGAAAATGAAATGATCCGTATGGAGAAGCTCATCACGCTGGCGCGTGATGCCGGCGAGTATGCTCACCAGCTACAGCGTGAGCGCGGCTTGAGCGCGGGCTATTTTGGTAGTCAGGGGAAAAATTTTGGCTCAGAGCTCGCCACGCAGCGGCAAGCCACCGATCGGGCACAGCAGGTGCTTGAACAAACCGCTGCAAACCTGAGCAGCGCCGAGCTTGGCGATGCCGTGAGCGAAGCACTCGCTCGTGTCACGCAAAAAACGCAGCAGCTTGGGGAACATCGCCGCAGCGTCGATAGCATATCGATACCCGTTACCCAAGCCATAGGCTACTATTCCGAGTTGGTCAGCAATCTGCTGAATATCGTCGGAGATATGGCTCATCTGGTCAGCGATGGCGGTATCGCCCAGCGGCTGGCGGCCTACTACAATCTGCTGAACGTCAAAGAACAGGCCGGGCTTGAACGTGCCGTACTCTCTAACGCGTTCTCTGCCAATAGTTTTGCTACTGGCATGTTCGAACGTCTTAACCAAATGGTTGGCCGGGGAGATGCCTTCACCACGGCCTATAACATGTTCGCCAATACCGAGCTGCGTAGGGCTTTTGAACAGGCACTCAACAATCCTTCTGCACAAAACGCACTCCAGATGCGCAACAAAGCCATCACCACCCCTGGCGGCAATTTTGATATTGATGCCAGCCAGTGGTTTGCCCAACAAACGGCAAAAATCGATGAATTGAAAAAGGTTGAACAGCTTGCCACCAACGATCTAACGGCACAGGTGAATACCTTAGCCGCCAATGCCCGCCAGTCATGGATTAGCTATCTGGCTGGTGCGTTGGTTTCTCTGCTCATGGCCCTCGGTCTGGCTTCCCTGGTCATGCGCAGCATCAACGAACAACTTCAACAAACGCTGACGACCATTCGCGAGATGGGCGGGGATCTTACACGCCGCCTGCGCGTGCCGGGAACCGACGAGCTATCGCAACTGAATCAGGCCTATAACGCCTCACTGGAAAATATCGCCGATATGGTGGTGAGTATTAAACGTAGCTCGCAGACGATCGGACAAGCCAGCAGCGAGATCGCCAACGGCAATCAGGATCTGGCGCAGCGTACGGAAGAGCAATCCGCGTCGCTGGTGCAAACCGCCAGCAGCATGGAAGAGATTACCGTTACGGTAAAACAAACCGCCGACTTTTCCGGACAGGCGCGTCAGTTGACGACAGAGGTGGACGATCAGGCGCAACGCGTCGGAACGATTACCGAGTCGGCTAGCGGTGCGATGGAAAAAATTCAGAACGCCAGCCAGCGCGTGAATGCGGTGGTTTCCGCCATTGATGCGATTGCCTTTCAGACCAATTTGCTGGCACTGAACGCGGCGGTTGAGGCCGCACGAGCGGGGCAACATGGCCGTGGGTTTTCTGTCGTCGCAGCGGAAGTGCGTCAGCTATCGCAGCGCAGTGCAGACGAAGCAGGCAAAATCCGTGCGCTCATCGCCGACAGTATTGCCAGCGTCAGCGAAGGGACGAAGCTGGTGAATCAATCAAACCGGGGAATTAACGACATCGTCGCTGGCACCCGTAAAGTGCGCGATCTGGTGAATGAAATCGCGGTCGCCGCCGATGAGCAATCGCTGGGCATCGCACAAATTAACGAAGCGCTCAGCCAGTTAGAAATGGTCACGCAGCAGAATGCGACGCTGGTTTCTCAGGCTTCCGTTGCCAGCCAGTTACTGGATGAACAGGCGATTGAAATGGAATCGCTGGTCAGCCGCTTCAAAGTTGACGAGCGCGCGCCACAACAGCCTTTACAGCACGCGCTGCTATCAAGATAG
- a CDS encoding SulP family inorganic anion transporter, producing MNLSTLRHDIPAGLVVFLVALPLSLGIAQASGLPPFVGLLTGVVGGIVVTLFSPSRYAVSGPAAGLVTIVSGSIASLGSFSALLLAIMLAGVLQCMMGLLRAGRFITLIPGTVIKGMLSAIGILLIIQQIPLAFGSDGEDSLRSLFDASEPGFSASALTVCLVGLAILWVWTTKPVQKISAFSWLPGPLVAVLFGGLFTVYGDRLSSEMVDNLPRIVLPEFGSLEQLMGEMTRPDWQAWKNPAVYVVAVTLALVASLETLLSQEALKKIRPQHPAPSPDKEMRAQGIGNVLSGFLGGLPITAVIVRSSVNVNAGARTKFSILLHGVLLLLCGLFMTDLLNVIPLASLAAVLLYTGYKLASPQQFLLLWRQGLQQFVPFAATVIGIIVFGMLAGIGIGIATQLAFSIYKSHRNAMQLTRYGDHFVLSFQQNLTFVHNPRLQGLLNKIPANSVVIVEHDNADYIDPDVRTMLEDFRENAQERGIKLSQWPV from the coding sequence ATGAACCTGAGTACACTCCGACATGATATCCCCGCGGGGCTCGTCGTCTTCCTTGTTGCCCTGCCGCTGAGCCTCGGTATCGCGCAGGCCAGCGGTCTTCCTCCTTTTGTCGGTCTGTTGACCGGCGTCGTCGGCGGTATCGTCGTCACCCTGTTCAGCCCTTCTCGCTATGCAGTCAGCGGCCCTGCCGCCGGTCTGGTTACTATCGTCTCCGGCTCTATCGCCAGCCTGGGATCGTTTTCAGCATTGCTATTGGCGATTATGCTCGCAGGGGTGCTGCAATGCATGATGGGCCTGCTGCGCGCCGGGCGTTTTATTACACTCATCCCCGGCACTGTGATTAAAGGCATGCTATCTGCTATCGGCATCCTGCTGATTATTCAGCAAATTCCGCTCGCCTTCGGCTCGGACGGCGAGGACAGTCTGAGATCGCTCTTCGACGCCTCCGAGCCTGGATTCTCTGCCAGCGCGCTGACCGTCTGTTTAGTCGGGCTGGCGATTCTCTGGGTTTGGACCACCAAGCCCGTTCAGAAAATCAGCGCATTTAGCTGGCTTCCCGGTCCACTGGTCGCAGTGCTGTTTGGCGGGTTATTTACCGTCTACGGCGATCGCCTGTCCTCCGAAATGGTCGATAACCTGCCGCGTATTGTCCTGCCGGAATTTGGCAGCCTGGAACAGTTGATGGGAGAGATGACCCGCCCTGACTGGCAGGCGTGGAAGAACCCGGCAGTTTATGTTGTCGCGGTAACGCTGGCGCTGGTGGCCAGCCTGGAAACCTTGTTAAGTCAGGAAGCGTTGAAGAAAATTCGCCCACAGCATCCTGCGCCCTCACCGGATAAAGAAATGCGTGCGCAAGGTATCGGGAACGTGCTCAGCGGTTTTCTGGGTGGGTTGCCGATTACTGCCGTGATCGTGCGTAGCTCCGTCAACGTCAACGCAGGCGCACGCACCAAGTTCTCCATCCTGCTGCACGGCGTGCTGTTGCTGCTTTGCGGCCTGTTCATGACCGATTTGCTCAACGTCATCCCGCTTGCCAGCCTGGCAGCCGTGCTGCTGTATACCGGCTATAAGCTGGCTTCTCCGCAACAATTCCTGCTGCTGTGGCGTCAGGGTTTGCAACAGTTCGTGCCTTTCGCCGCGACCGTTATCGGAATCATCGTGTTTGGGATGCTGGCAGGTATCGGGATTGGCATCGCGACCCAGTTGGCCTTTAGCATTTATAAAAGCCACCGCAACGCGATGCAGCTCACACGCTATGGCGATCACTTTGTCCTGAGCTTTCAGCAGAACCTGACGTTTGTACACAACCCACGTCTGCAAGGCTTGCTCAACAAGATCCCAGCCAACAGCGTCGTGATTGTGGAACACGACAACGCCGACTATATCGACCCCGATGTCCGCACAATGCTGGAAGATTTCCGCGAGAATGCGCAAGAACGCGGCATCAAACTCAGTCAATGGCCGGTTTGA